CGGGCGACCGGCGCTTCGCCCTGGACTGCTACCGTCGCCTCATCCAGATGTTCGGCAACGTGGTGATGGGCGTCCCCCACGATGCGTTCGAGCAGGTGTTGGCCCGTGCCCGCTCCGAGCAGGGGGCGGCGACGGACGCGGAGCTGAGCGCCGCCTCGCTGGAGCGGGTGGTGGCCGAATACAAGGCGGTGATCGAGCGCGAGGCGGGCGAGCCCTTCCCGCAGGACCCGCGGGAGCAGTTGATGCGGGCGGTGCGGGCGGTCTTCGACTCCTGGGAGAACGATCGCGCCAAGGTCTACCGGCGCGTCCACCGCATCCCCGAGGAGCTGGGGACGGCGGTCAACGTCCAGGCCATGGTCTTCGGCAACATGGGCGAGGATTCGGGCACGGGTGTCATGTTCACCCGCGACCCCTCCACCGGCGAGAAGGTGCTCTACGGCGAGTACCTGCCCAACGCCCAGGGCGAGGACGTGGTGGCCGGCATCCGCACGCCGCTTCCCATCGCGCGCCTGGAACGCGAGGCGCCCGTCATCTACGCCGAGCTGCAGCGCATCGCCGACCTGCTGGAGCGACACTACCGCGACATGCAGGACCTGGAGTTCACCGTCGAACACGGCAGGGTCTATATGCTCCAGGCCCGCGCCGGCAAGCGGAGCGCCGCCGCGGCGGTCCGGATCGCCGTCGACATGGTGAAGGAGGGCCTGATCGACCGCGAGACCGCCCTTCTCCGCGTGGACGCCCAGCAGCTGATCCAGCTCCTCCACCCCAGCGTCGACCCCTCGTACACCGGCGGCATCCTGGCCACCGGCTTGGCGGCGGCGCCGGGGGCGGCCACCGGCGAGGTGGTCTTCCAGGCCGACGAGGCGGAGCGGCTGGGCAAGCAGGGGCGCAAGGTGATCCTGGTCCGCACCGAGACGACGCCCGACGATATCCACGGCATCGTCGAGGCCCAGGGCGTCCTCACCAGCCACGGCGGCATGACGTCGCACGCGGCGGTGGTGGCGCGCGGCATGGGCAAGCCGGCCGTGGTCGGCTGCGAGGCGGTGGAGATCCACGCCCAGGAGGGCTTCTTCCGAGTCCACGGCCAGGAGGTGCGGGCCGGCGAGGTGATCACCATCGACGGCACCTCCGGCCGCGTCTTCCGCGGCGAGGTGCCGCTCACCACCCCCGGCCTCAGCAGCGAGGTGCAGGAGCTGCTGGCCTGGGCGGACGAGACGCGCCGCCTGGGCGTCCGCGCCAACGCCGACACGCCGCTGGACGCGCAGCGTTCGCGCGAGCTGGGCGCCGAGGGTATCGGCCTCTGCCGCACCGAGCACATGTTCATGGCGCCCGAGCGGCTGCCCGTGGTCCAGGAGATGATCACCGCCCAGAGCCGCGAGGAGCGCCAGGCGGCCCTGGACCGCCTGCTGCCCATGCAGCAGCAGGACTTCTACGAGATCTTCAAGGCCATGGACGGGATGCCGGTCATCGTCCGCCTCCTCGACCCGCCGCTCCACGAGTTCCTTCCCGACGAGGAAGTGCTGGCCGAGGAGATCGCCCGCCTGAAGGCGGAGGGGGCGGAGCCGGAGCGGATCGCGCAGCGGGAGCGGATGCTCGCCTCGACGCGCAGCCTGCGCGAGTTCAACCCCATGTTGGGCTTCCGCGGCTGCCGGCTGGGCGTGGTCTACCCCGAGATCAACGAGATGCAGGCCCGGGCCATCTTCCAGGCGCAGGCCCAGCTGGTCCGGGAGGGACGCCATCCCGTGGTCGAGGTGATGATCCCGCTGGTCGGACTGGAGAGCGAGATGCGGCTGATGGCCGACCTGGTGCGCCGCGTGGGCCGGCAGGTCTCCGAGGAGCAGGGGATCGAGCTGGAGTTCCAGGTGGGCACCATGATCGAGGTGCCGCGCGCCTGCCTGATCGCCGACGAGTTGGCCGGCATCGCCGAGTTCTTCTCCTTCGGGACCAACGACTTGACGCAGACCACCTTCGGCTACAGCCGCGACGACGCCGAGGGCAAGTTCCTGCGCGAGTATCTGGAACAGAAGCTGCTCCCCGAGGACCCCTTCGTTTCCATCGACGAGCGGGGCGTGGGCGAGCTGGTGCGCATCGGCATCGAGCGGGGACGGTCGCGCCGGCCCGACCTGGAGATCGGCATCTGCGGCGAGCAGGGTGGCGACCCGTCCACCATCGACTTCTGCCACCGGGTGGGCATGGACTACGTCAGCTGCTCGCCCTTCCGCATCCCCATCGCCCGGCTGGCCGCCGCCCAGGCCGAGCTGCGCCAGAGAGACGCGGCCAAGGCCGCGGAGAGGGCGGAGGTCAACCAGTAGCCGACGGCGCCCGGTGCGCCGCGGCGCCCCGGCCTGCTTGCGGGGGGCCCCCCCCGCGGGGGGGGGGGCCCCCCCCCCCCCGGGCCGGCCCGGCCGGGGGGCCCCCCCCGCCGCCGCCGGGCCGGTCGCCGGCAGTGCCGAACGCCATCACGTCCGCGTCCAGTCCTGCGGGATCCGGCTCGATCCCGTACGAGCGCAGCGTCGCGAACACAAACTCGCGCACGAACGGGCCATCAGCCGGCACGGCGCGGCGCACCACGAAGTCGTCGGCGATCTTCGGCATGCCATCTCTCAAGATGGAGGGTCGGCGAACGAGCCGATAGGCGCGCAGCTCGAGGCCCGACACCCGGAACGCGAGCTCGTCGAACCGCCAGGAGGACGCAGTGACGGCCGCACGCGCCGCGGGCGTGAGCAGAATCTCGTCCCGCTGCGCCAGGTCCTCTCCCAGTTTGCTGGCGAGGTTCATCTCGTCACCAAAGAGGTCGTCCCCTACCACCAGCAGGTCACCGTAGCCGATGCCCACCGAGATGAAGAGGTCGTCCGCCGGTGGCAGCAGGGCGTTCGCCTCGTTCGTTGTCTGCACCATCGCCTCGGCACAGCGCACCGCAGCGGTCACATCTGGGAAAACGGCGTAGAGGTTGTCGGCCTCGGCTCGGACGAGCCGACCGTCCCAACGCTCGATCAGCGGCTGCAGGCGATCCTCGAGGACCATGACCATGGCCAGCTTGGCGACCTCGGAGCCCTGGAGGTTGAAGAAACCCAAATCGATCCAGCGCTTCGCTCCCAGGGTCTTCTCCCCGAGGATCAGGACCAGGACGAGCAGGACGGGGGTGCCGAGGGCGAGGGGGATGGTCCAGCGCCGGAGCCGGTGGTAGTCGTAGTTCATCATGAAGACCATGGCGCCGAGCCCCACCAGGGCGTAGAGCAACTGACGCTTGATGAAGTAGAAGGGATCGGGATGGTCCTTGATCCTGGTCAGGCCGGCGATGGTACTCGCGCTGGCCACCATGATCAGGCCCAGGCCCAGCAGGGTCAAGACGGCCAAGAGGAGCAGCAGATCCGGCGTCTTCCGCCGCAAGCCCGACAAGGAGGATCCACCTCCTGGCGAAGCTTCGCCTCGAACCGAGGAGTCTCAAAGATTCATATGTAATCCACGGACCGCCTAACCCCAGAAGGCCGGACCGGCCCCGAAGAGCGCCAGGAGTCCGAAGGCGATCCCCGCCAGCCAGAAGCGGGTCACCACTTTCTCCTCGCCCATTCCGCCGAGCTCGAAATGGTGATGGAGGGGGCTCATCCGGAAGATCCTCTTCCCGGTAGTCTGAAAGACGATGACCTGCAGGATCACGGAGACGACCTCCAGGACGAAGATCCCGCCGGTGATGGGCAGGAAGAAGGTGGTCCGCGAGAGGATCGCCACCGCGGCCAGGGCGCCACCCAGGGCCAGGGACACCGTGTCACCCATGAAGACCGCGGCCGGATGGGCGTTGAACCAAAGGAACCCGAGGCAGCTTCCGGCCACGGCCCCGGCGAAGACCGCCATCTCCGGATGGCCGAAGAGATAAGCCAGGAAGCCCTGGGCCAGCATCGCGCCGGCCACCGTCCCGGCCGCCAGCCCGTCGAGGCCGTCGGTGAGGTTCACGGCGTTGGTGAAGCCCGCAAGCCACAGCGCGGCGAACACCACGTAGGCGCTGCCCAGCGGGATCGCGACGCCGCCGGGCAGCTGCAGCGCAGTGCCCACCGTGGCGGCCGCGGCACCGCCCAGCAGCAGGCCCAGGCCCAGCTGCAGCGCCAGCCGCTCGCGCGCCCGCAGGCCCAGGTTGCGCCCCCGCCGCACCTTCGCCAGGTCGTCGAGGAAGCCGATGGCCCCGAACCCCAGCAGGCCCGCAAGACCCAGCTCGACGCGTGCGGTCCACCCGCCCGCGACCGCGGTGGCGACCACCACGGCCGCCACGATCAGCAGGCCACCCATGGTCGGCACACCGGCCTTGGCGCGGTGGCGCGCGGGCGCGTCCTCGCGGATCTGCTGCCGCGAGCCCAGCGCCGAGAGCAGCGCGGCCGTCCGCGGCGCCGCCAGCAGCACCACGGCGGCCGCCGCCAGGGCCGCGGCCCCCGCCTGCGCCCAGACGGGCCACGTCGCCACCGCGGTCATGGCGAGCCCGCGGGCTGCCGTGCGCCCAGCCCGGCCACGAGGCGCTCCATCGCCACGGCGCGCGAGCCCTTGATCAGCACCGCGTCGCCGGGCCGCACCGCGCCGCGCACGAGCGGCAGGGCCGACTCCACGTCGGGCACCCAGACCAGGGCGTCCGCGGGCATCCCGGCGGCCAGCGCGCCCTCCACGTAGCCGCGGGCGGCGTGGCCCACCGCCAGCAAAACCGCGGGGCGCACCGCCGCGGCCGCCCGGCCCACGTCGCGGTGCAGCTCGTGCGCGCGCGGGCCCAGCTCGCGCATCTCCCCCAGGACCAGCACCCGGCGCCGCGTGCCGCCCACCTGCGCCAGCACCTCGAAGGCCGCCTGCATCGACTGGGGGCTGGCGTTGTACGAGTCGTCGATCACGAGCACGTCGTCGACCACCACCACCTGCTGGCGCATCGTGGGCGGGCGCACCCGACCCAGCCCCGCGGCCACCTCGGCCAGCGGCAGCCCCAGCGCCACGCCCACCGCCGCCGCCAGCACCGCGTTCTGGACCTGGTGGCGCCCGGGCAGCGGCAGCAGCACCTCCGCCTGCGCGCCGCCGCCGTGGAGGGTGAAGCGCATGCCGCCGTCCGTCGGCGCCACGGCGCCGGCACGGATCTCGGCGTCCGGCCCCAGGCCCGCGTGCAGCACCCGGCAGCGCACGTCCCGGAGCATGCGCGGGGTCCACGGATCGTCGGCGTTCACGATGGCGACGCCGTCCTCGGGGAGGCTCTCCAGCAGCTCGGCTTTGGCCGCCGCGATCGCCTCGCGGGAACCC
This Bacillota bacterium DNA region includes the following protein-coding sequences:
- the ppdK gene encoding pyruvate, phosphate dikinase; amino-acid sequence: MLERLVYRFEEGRASMRDLLGGKGASLAEMTYVGLPVPPGFTLTTEVCRLYNANGKVLPAGIPEAIESEIRVLEEKTGKRFGASEKPLLVSVRSGAPVSMPGMMDTILNLGLHDGNVEGFARETGDRRFALDCYRRLIQMFGNVVMGVPHDAFEQVLARARSEQGAATDAELSAASLERVVAEYKAVIEREAGEPFPQDPREQLMRAVRAVFDSWENDRAKVYRRVHRIPEELGTAVNVQAMVFGNMGEDSGTGVMFTRDPSTGEKVLYGEYLPNAQGEDVVAGIRTPLPIARLEREAPVIYAELQRIADLLERHYRDMQDLEFTVEHGRVYMLQARAGKRSAAAAVRIAVDMVKEGLIDRETALLRVDAQQLIQLLHPSVDPSYTGGILATGLAAAPGAATGEVVFQADEAERLGKQGRKVILVRTETTPDDIHGIVEAQGVLTSHGGMTSHAAVVARGMGKPAVVGCEAVEIHAQEGFFRVHGQEVRAGEVITIDGTSGRVFRGEVPLTTPGLSSEVQELLAWADETRRLGVRANADTPLDAQRSRELGAEGIGLCRTEHMFMAPERLPVVQEMITAQSREERQAALDRLLPMQQQDFYEIFKAMDGMPVIVRLLDPPLHEFLPDEEVLAEEIARLKAEGAEPERIAQRERMLASTRSLREFNPMLGFRGCRLGVVYPEINEMQARAIFQAQAQLVREGRHPVVEVMIPLVGLESEMRLMADLVRRVGRQVSEEQGIELEFQVGTMIEVPRACLIADELAGIAEFFSFGTNDLTQTTFGYSRDDAEGKFLREYLEQKLLPEDPFVSIDERGVGELVRIGIERGRSRRPDLEIGICGEQGGDPSTIDFCHRVGMDYVSCSPFRIPIARLAAAQAELRQRDAAKAAERAEVNQ
- the mraY gene encoding phospho-N-acetylmuramoyl-pentapeptide-transferase, translated to MTAVATWPVWAQAGAAALAAAAVVLLAAPRTAALLSALGSRQQIREDAPARHRAKAGVPTMGGLLIVAAVVVATAVAGGWTARVELGLAGLLGFGAIGFLDDLAKVRRGRNLGLRARERLALQLGLGLLLGGAAAATVGTALQLPGGVAIPLGSAYVVFAALWLAGFTNAVNLTDGLDGLAAGTVAGAMLAQGFLAYLFGHPEMAVFAGAVAGSCLGFLWFNAHPAAVFMGDTVSLALGGALAAVAILSRTTFFLPITGGIFVLEVVSVILQVIVFQTTGKRIFRMSPLHHHFELGGMGEEKVVTRFWLAGIAFGLLALFGAGPAFWG
- a CDS encoding FtsW/RodA/SpoVE family cell cycle protein; translation: MSGLRRKTPDLLLLLAVLTLLGLGLIMVASASTIAGLTRIKDHPDPFYFIKRQLLYALVGLGAMVFMMNYDYHRLRRWTIPLALGTPVLLVLVLILGEKTLGAKRWIDLGFFNLQGSEVAKLAMVMVLEDRLQPLIERWDGRLVRAEADNLYAVFPDVTAAVRCAEAMVQTTNEANALLPPADDLFISVGIGYGDLLVVGDDLFGDEMNLASKLGEDLAQRDEILLTPAARAAVTASSWRFDELAFRVSGLELRAYRLVRRPSILRDGMPKIADDFVVRRAVPADGPFVREFVFATLRSYGIEPDPAGLDADVMAFGTAGDRPGGGGGGPPAGPARGGGGPPPRGGGPPQAGRGAAAHRAPSATG
- a CDS encoding UDP-N-acetylmuramoyl-tripeptide--D-alanyl-D-alanine ligase — encoded protein: MTTDSRTAAPGDLFVALRGTTTDGHRFVEDAAARGAVLALVSEPTAARGRPAIVVDDTLQALGAVAALWRRQLTPVVVGITGSVGKTTTVAMTAHVLERRFRVARTAEAWNAELGVPLALLGLRPHHEVAVLEMAMRGRGQIRALAAMARPQLGVVTLIGDTHLELLGSREAIAAAKAELLESLPEDGVAIVNADDPWTPRMLRDVRCRVLHAGLGPDAEIRAGAVAPTDGGMRFTLHGGGAQAEVLLPLPGRHQVQNAVLAAAVGVALGLPLAEVAAGLGRVRPPTMRQQVVVVDDVLVIDDSYNASPQSMQAAFEVLAQVGGTRRRVLVLGEMRELGPRAHELHRDVGRAAAAVRPAVLLAVGHAARGYVEGALAAGMPADALVWVPDVESALPLVRGAVRPGDAVLIKGSRAVAMERLVAGLGARQPAGSP